In a genomic window of Oreochromis aureus strain Israel breed Guangdong linkage group 13, ZZ_aureus, whole genome shotgun sequence:
- the LOC116324821 gene encoding monocarboxylate transporter 12-B-like isoform X2 codes for MAGGMAVTKQETLEGGKRASGVRTEPEGGWGWMIVAGCFLATICTRAVTRCVSMFFVEFQMHFEKDYSNTAWIHSLIDSTTMLCAPLGSFLGNRLSCRATVILGGMLSSAGLIISSFANSLEYLYMSLGVLTGLGFALSYTPAIAMVGKYFNERKALAYGIALSGSGIGTFLLAPAVQLLIEHYSWRGALLILGAFVSNLCVCGALMRPLEPRGSQRTWESKLTTFGKNCMKTVLDFKVPEQISADCIQVDHKQLDVTNLKGPQGLLIPNGTLKNFGLEKGKLGNIAFLPTLEPSDRKLIDLKIGKCFLFSNSLTDTMLGNIEFSDLKLPNMTEDLKLVESISLNKDMDGKIEDSKFNEARQSDNNPLVNPSSRGQCFCFKSREEFGFLLIPSFLILSMSFLFMAYGCSPPIVYLVPYALSLGVQPQHAALLMSIFGVCGIVGNITFGWITDRGCVRRFRMLSYTVAMAMEGLCCWLVDRTGNYAATFFLSGASFIFSSAVLAAGMLVRHCQRSKLNSAAHLNPSHTAAAALQSIL; via the exons ATGGCTGGAGGGATGGCAGTTACCAAGCAGGAGACACTTGAAGGAGGCAAAAGGGCATCTGGAGTCCGGACCGAACCTGAAGGAGGCTGGGGTTGGATGATTGTCGCTGGTTGTTTCCTCGCTACCATCTGCACCCGAGCAGTAACCAG ATGTGTCTCCATGTTCTTTGTGGAGTTCCAAATGCACTTTGAGAAGGATTACTCCAACACTGCCTGGATCCACAGCCTGATAGACTCCACCACTATGCTTTGTG CTCCTCTGGGCAGTTTTCTTGGGAACCGTCTGTCCTGCAGAGCTACAGTGATTCTCGGAGGCATGCTGTCGTCTGCTGGTCTGATTATCAGCTCCTTTGCTAACAGTCTGGAGTATCTTTATATGTCTCTGGGTGTCCTCACAG GTCTTGGCTTTGCTCTCAGCTACACACCAGCCATAGCGATGGTTGGAAAGTACTTCAATGAGAGGAAAGCTCTGGCCTATGGCATCGCTCTGTCTG GCAGTGGCATTGGGACCTTCCTCCTGGCTCCTGCAGTTCAGCTCCTTATAGAGCATTATTCCTGGAGAGGAGCGCTGCTCATTCTTGGAGCATTCGTTTCCaacttgtgtgtctgtggtgcTCTGATGAGGCCACTGGAACCAAGAGGAAGTCAAAG GACATGGGAGAGCAAGCTGACAACATTTGGGAAAAACTGCATGAAGACAGTGCTGGATTTTAAAGTCCCTGAACAAATATCTGCCGATTGTATCCAAGTGGACCACAAGCAGCTGGATGTAACGAACTTAAAGGGTCCTCAGGGGCTCCTCATACCAAATGGAACATTGAAAAACTTTGGACTTGAAAAGGGCAAACTAGGTAACATAGCATTTCTTCCAACCCTGGAGCCATCTGATCGGAAGTTAATAGATCTGAAGATAGggaaatgctttttatttagcAACTCACTCACAGACACAATGCTAGGCAACATTGAATTCTCAGATCTTAAGCTACCCAACATGACCGAGGACTTGAAATTGGTTGAAAGCATTAGCTTGAACAAAGACATGGATGGAAAGATAGAAGACTCAAAATTTAATGAAGCCAGACAAAGTGACAATAATCCTTTAGTAAACCCTTCATCCAGAGGACAGTGCTTTTGTTTCAAGTCCAGGGAGGAGTTTGGCTTCCTTTTGATACCCAGCTTCCTGATTTTGTCCATGTCATTCTTGTTTATGGCGTATGGTTGCAGCCCTCCAATAGTTTACCTGGTTCCTTATGCCCTCAGTTTGGGGGTGCAGCCTCAGCATGCTGCTTTACTCATGTCTATATTTGGAGTCTGTGGAATTGTTGGCAATATCACCTTTGGGTGGATCACAGATAGGGG GTGTGTTAGGAGGTTTCGCATGCTGAGCTACACGGTGGCGATGGCCATGGAAGGCCTCTGCT gTTGGTTAGTTGATCGGACGGGAAACTATGCAGCAACTTTCTTCCTCAGTGGGGCTTCCTTCATCTTCAGCTCCGCAGTCCTAGCAGCTGGCATGTTAGTCAGACACTGCCAGAGGTCCAAGTTGAACTCAGCTGCACATTTAAACCCCAGTCACACGGCCGCTGCAGCTCTGCAGAGCATCCTATGA
- the LOC116324821 gene encoding monocarboxylate transporter 12-B-like isoform X1, whose amino-acid sequence MAGGMAVTKQETLEGGKRASGVRTEPEGGWGWMIVAGCFLATICTRAVTRCVSMFFVEFQMHFEKDYSNTAWIHSLIDSTTMLCAPLGSFLGNRLSCRATVILGGMLSSAGLIISSFANSLEYLYMSLGVLTGLGFALSYTPAIAMVGKYFNERKALAYGIALSGSGIGTFLLAPAVQLLIEHYSWRGALLILGAFVSNLCVCGALMRPLEPRGSQRTWESKLTTFGKNCMKTVLDFKVPEQISADCIQVDHKQLDVTNLKGPQGLLIPNGTLKNFGLEKGKLGNIAFLPTLEPSDRKLIDLKIGKCFLFSNSLTDTMLGNIEFSDLKLPNMTEDLKLVESISLNKDMDGKIEDSKFNEARQSDNNPLVNPSSRGQCFCFKSREEFGFLLIPSFLILSMSFLFMAYGCSPPIVYLVPYALSLGVQPQHAALLMSIFGVCGIVGNITFGWITDRGCVRRFRMLSYTVAMAMEGLCCMFMPFLSSFSLLVPFSILYGYFDGAYVALIPVVTSDTVGSTYLTSALGVVYFLHAIPYLLSPPIGGWLVDRTGNYAATFFLSGASFIFSSAVLAAGMLVRHCQRSKLNSAAHLNPSHTAAAALQSIL is encoded by the exons ATGGCTGGAGGGATGGCAGTTACCAAGCAGGAGACACTTGAAGGAGGCAAAAGGGCATCTGGAGTCCGGACCGAACCTGAAGGAGGCTGGGGTTGGATGATTGTCGCTGGTTGTTTCCTCGCTACCATCTGCACCCGAGCAGTAACCAG ATGTGTCTCCATGTTCTTTGTGGAGTTCCAAATGCACTTTGAGAAGGATTACTCCAACACTGCCTGGATCCACAGCCTGATAGACTCCACCACTATGCTTTGTG CTCCTCTGGGCAGTTTTCTTGGGAACCGTCTGTCCTGCAGAGCTACAGTGATTCTCGGAGGCATGCTGTCGTCTGCTGGTCTGATTATCAGCTCCTTTGCTAACAGTCTGGAGTATCTTTATATGTCTCTGGGTGTCCTCACAG GTCTTGGCTTTGCTCTCAGCTACACACCAGCCATAGCGATGGTTGGAAAGTACTTCAATGAGAGGAAAGCTCTGGCCTATGGCATCGCTCTGTCTG GCAGTGGCATTGGGACCTTCCTCCTGGCTCCTGCAGTTCAGCTCCTTATAGAGCATTATTCCTGGAGAGGAGCGCTGCTCATTCTTGGAGCATTCGTTTCCaacttgtgtgtctgtggtgcTCTGATGAGGCCACTGGAACCAAGAGGAAGTCAAAG GACATGGGAGAGCAAGCTGACAACATTTGGGAAAAACTGCATGAAGACAGTGCTGGATTTTAAAGTCCCTGAACAAATATCTGCCGATTGTATCCAAGTGGACCACAAGCAGCTGGATGTAACGAACTTAAAGGGTCCTCAGGGGCTCCTCATACCAAATGGAACATTGAAAAACTTTGGACTTGAAAAGGGCAAACTAGGTAACATAGCATTTCTTCCAACCCTGGAGCCATCTGATCGGAAGTTAATAGATCTGAAGATAGggaaatgctttttatttagcAACTCACTCACAGACACAATGCTAGGCAACATTGAATTCTCAGATCTTAAGCTACCCAACATGACCGAGGACTTGAAATTGGTTGAAAGCATTAGCTTGAACAAAGACATGGATGGAAAGATAGAAGACTCAAAATTTAATGAAGCCAGACAAAGTGACAATAATCCTTTAGTAAACCCTTCATCCAGAGGACAGTGCTTTTGTTTCAAGTCCAGGGAGGAGTTTGGCTTCCTTTTGATACCCAGCTTCCTGATTTTGTCCATGTCATTCTTGTTTATGGCGTATGGTTGCAGCCCTCCAATAGTTTACCTGGTTCCTTATGCCCTCAGTTTGGGGGTGCAGCCTCAGCATGCTGCTTTACTCATGTCTATATTTGGAGTCTGTGGAATTGTTGGCAATATCACCTTTGGGTGGATCACAGATAGGGG GTGTGTTAGGAGGTTTCGCATGCTGAGCTACACGGTGGCGATGGCCATGGAAGGCCTCTGCTGTATGTTCATGCCTTTCCTTAGCTCCTTCTCCCTTCTCGTGCCTTTTTCCATACTTTATGGGTACTTTGATGGTGCATATGTAGCACTAATACCAGTGGTGACTTCTGACACTGTGGGCTCCACCTATCTCACCTCAGCTTTGGGTGTGGTTTACTTCCTTCATGCCATCCCCTACCTGCTCAGCCCTCCTATTGGAG gTTGGTTAGTTGATCGGACGGGAAACTATGCAGCAACTTTCTTCCTCAGTGGGGCTTCCTTCATCTTCAGCTCCGCAGTCCTAGCAGCTGGCATGTTAGTCAGACACTGCCAGAGGTCCAAGTTGAACTCAGCTGCACATTTAAACCCCAGTCACACGGCCGCTGCAGCTCTGCAGAGCATCCTATGA